A single region of the Planctomycetota bacterium genome encodes:
- a CDS encoding ABC transporter ATP-binding protein, with protein MSEPVIKTVNLTKRYGDLVALSNLNLEIAEGDCFGFIGPNGAGKTTTIKILATLLQPTWGEARVCGHVVGYQSRQIRPLLGYVPDYFGAYEDMVVQEYLEFFAAAYDINGSDRVKVVGDCLELTDLTYKRDAPVDGLSRGMKQRLSIARVLLHDPKVLLLDEPAGNLDPRARVELRELLKTLRGMGKTIIISSHILPELQDLCNTVGIIERGELQYSGPWTDIVRRARRGTVVQVGLASNHTPAASMLSQDPNVQKVETKGDLLEVTLKDGLNDYAFLAGRLVQGGYKLTLFREEEVNLETAFMRLTKGVVQ; from the coding sequence ATGAGCGAGCCGGTCATCAAAACCGTCAACCTGACCAAGCGCTACGGCGATCTCGTCGCGCTCTCGAATCTCAACCTCGAGATTGCCGAGGGCGACTGCTTCGGCTTCATCGGTCCCAACGGCGCGGGTAAGACCACGACGATCAAGATCCTCGCCACGCTCCTCCAACCCACCTGGGGCGAAGCCCGCGTTTGCGGCCACGTCGTCGGCTACCAGAGTCGCCAGATTCGCCCGCTGCTCGGCTACGTGCCCGACTATTTCGGCGCTTACGAGGACATGGTCGTCCAGGAGTATCTCGAGTTTTTCGCTGCGGCGTACGACATCAATGGCAGCGACCGCGTCAAGGTCGTCGGCGACTGTCTGGAACTGACCGACCTCACGTACAAGCGCGACGCCCCCGTCGATGGCCTGTCGCGCGGCATGAAGCAGCGGCTGTCCATCGCCCGCGTCTTGCTGCACGACCCGAAGGTGCTGCTACTCGACGAGCCGGCCGGCAACCTCGACCCGCGGGCCCGTGTCGAGCTCCGCGAGCTTCTCAAAACGCTCCGCGGCATGGGCAAGACGATCATCATCAGCTCGCACATCCTGCCGGAGCTGCAGGATCTGTGTAACACCGTCGGCATCATCGAACGCGGCGAACTGCAGTACTCCGGCCCGTGGACCGACATCGTCCGCCGAGCCCGCCGCGGCACCGTCGTGCAGGTCGGCCTCGCCAGCAATCACACACCCGCCGCCTCGATGCTGTCGCAGGACCCGAACGTCCAGAAGGTCGAAACCAAGGGCGACCTGCTCGAAGTCACATTGAAAGACGGCCTCAATGACTACGCCTTCCTCGCCGGCCGCCTCGTCCAGGGCGGCTACAAGCTGACGCTCTTCCGCGAAGAAGAAGTCAACCTGGAGACCGCCTTCATGCGTCTAACCAAGGGCGTCGTGCAGTAG
- a CDS encoding phosphoadenylyl-sulfate reductase — protein sequence MTGETWSVTRLQVLSDDTPLWHAGTPSDDASPDEILGWVADTFADQTVAATTGFGMEGCVLLDLLDKAGLSVPVIWLDTGFLFDETHDLRRRLERRYTRLDFVCHAIDVSPDEQELAFGPRLWQRDPDRCCGLRKVIPMHRAMQNVDVWLAAVRRGQSAERATLPVVGRDEKHGVWKVCPLLTWSRPEVWQYVIDHDVPFNVLHEQEYPTIGCTHCTRSVPGSRPDDYTREGRWTGTSKTECGLHGAGI from the coding sequence ATGACGGGCGAAACGTGGTCTGTGACCCGGCTGCAGGTGCTTTCGGACGACACGCCGCTCTGGCACGCCGGCACGCCGTCCGACGACGCGTCGCCGGACGAGATTCTCGGCTGGGTCGCCGACACCTTCGCAGATCAGACCGTCGCCGCCACTACGGGCTTTGGAATGGAAGGCTGCGTGCTGCTGGACCTCCTCGACAAAGCCGGGCTGAGCGTCCCGGTAATCTGGCTCGACACGGGGTTCCTGTTCGACGAAACGCACGACCTGCGTCGAAGACTTGAGCGTCGCTACACGCGGCTCGACTTCGTTTGCCACGCCATCGACGTCTCGCCGGACGAGCAGGAGCTCGCCTTCGGCCCGCGCCTTTGGCAGCGCGATCCGGATCGCTGCTGCGGCCTGCGGAAGGTGATCCCGATGCACCGCGCGATGCAAAACGTCGACGTCTGGCTCGCAGCCGTGCGTCGCGGGCAGTCGGCAGAGCGGGCGACCCTGCCCGTCGTCGGCCGCGACGAGAAGCACGGCGTGTGGAAGGTCTGCCCGCTGTTGACGTGGAGTCGCCCAGAGGTGTGGCAATACGTCATTGACCACGACGTGCCGTTCAACGTGTTGCACGAGCAGGAGTACCCGACGATCGGTTGCACGCACTGCACCCGCAGTGTCCCCGGTAGTCGACCTGACGACTACACCCGCGAGGGACGCTGGACTGGCACGAGCAAGACCGAGTGTGGTCTGCACGGCGCTGGGATTTGA
- a CDS encoding DMT family transporter: protein MSRVSDRFVLAVLLGPGVFALSTAVIFIKLSELPVGIVAAIRLLGGALLLWPLMAIERRRRPDVTLGQLIWPTVVPGVLLGAHFISWFVGVRATTAANATLIVNLSPVIMPFALLALVGERVTRREMIGSALSIAGVIVLAAGSAKLTREGLIGDLVCLGSMVLAVLYLTLARRNGAARNGIGSYLVPLYLVACVATAGYAVIAGEVETVMDSTFNWPREALFLALMALLPTAFGHGLLNYAMTRVRGQIVALGGLGQIVWATLLAIPLLDEFPQLSFYPASALIAAGAVIAIYKPRKTKERKAPSSPQTVTS, encoded by the coding sequence ATGTCCCGCGTGAGCGACCGCTTTGTTTTGGCCGTCCTGCTGGGGCCCGGCGTCTTCGCCCTGTCGACGGCGGTCATCTTCATCAAGCTCAGCGAGTTGCCAGTTGGAATCGTCGCGGCGATCCGCCTTTTGGGCGGAGCGTTGCTGCTGTGGCCGTTGATGGCGATCGAGCGACGTCGCCGCCCGGATGTGACGCTCGGGCAACTCATCTGGCCGACTGTGGTTCCCGGCGTGTTGCTTGGGGCGCACTTCATCTCCTGGTTCGTCGGTGTCCGCGCAACCACGGCCGCGAACGCGACGCTGATTGTCAACCTCTCGCCGGTCATCATGCCGTTCGCGCTTCTGGCGCTCGTCGGAGAGCGTGTGACACGACGTGAGATGATCGGAAGTGCCCTGTCGATCGCGGGCGTCATCGTGCTCGCAGCGGGCTCGGCGAAGCTGACACGGGAAGGCCTGATCGGCGACCTCGTCTGCCTCGGCAGCATGGTGCTTGCCGTGCTCTATCTCACGCTCGCCAGGCGCAACGGCGCAGCCCGCAATGGCATTGGCAGCTACCTCGTTCCGCTCTACCTCGTCGCCTGCGTCGCAACCGCCGGGTACGCAGTCATTGCCGGCGAGGTCGAGACGGTGATGGACAGCACCTTCAACTGGCCTCGCGAGGCGTTGTTCCTGGCGTTAATGGCCCTGCTGCCGACGGCGTTCGGACACGGCCTGCTCAACTACGCGATGACCCGCGTCCGCGGACAGATCGTGGCTTTGGGCGGACTCGGGCAGATCGTCTGGGCGACGCTGCTGGCGATTCCGCTTCTTGACGAGTTTCCGCAGCTGTCGTTCTACCCAGCGTCCGCGCTCATCGCAGCTGGCGCGGTCATCGCGATCTACAAACCGCGGAAGACGAAGGAGCGCAAAGCACCTTCGTCACCTCAGACAGTCACGTCGTGA
- a CDS encoding nitrite/sulfite reductase, whose amino-acid sequence MSRLLPPEPYLRTPQDDWNGNERIKLEAGLLDGLPQAVQDDEEQSLSVEAEAIAKSHGIYLEYNRAKTGKEKDWMYMVRISVPGGGAFLPHQWKVIDDISRRYTTSPEGRPSIRLTTRQNIQFHWIKKADLAAVVRDIAKSGFFALNGCGDNVRNVMGCPLSKFSTLVNVHELAHRYGTYFQLPEGPHIQIFGVDTSYDRAAHEARVGSPGRFGYGKTLLNRKFKVAFGSAHRDPQTGDVQMDNCTELRTNDLGVSPVVEDGNLVGYQLYVGGGQGEKNGKSSFSTLGLPLGVFTPDELHKGMDAVVAVHQDWGDRKNRHWARLKYVVHKQGIEWYRDQVKLAGASFSDAIEDHDVGPRRLHHGWQTQESNGKLAFGLWVENGRLIDRGEDDGANAYGVGSASGRGEKLQSLASALVERFGAEAMITANQDLLLTNIDPAAKEDFDATVREFGVGRRKASTLRMKSGACVGLPTCRLSYTDSEQFEPELLTKLESMGYGDVNESIGITGCERQCFRPGTKSIGWVGQGPGMYMLKVGGDEAGRHQGTPLDEDGKRYLRQVKRDDVPLVTAALFDHWQANREDGEDLGAYHRRIGHASILEHLRANPRTAATCQKAAPASYQPGT is encoded by the coding sequence ATGAGCCGCCTCCTTCCGCCCGAGCCGTACCTCCGCACGCCCCAGGACGACTGGAACGGCAACGAACGCATCAAGCTCGAAGCCGGCTTGCTCGACGGCCTGCCGCAGGCGGTCCAGGACGATGAGGAGCAGTCCCTCTCCGTTGAGGCCGAGGCCATCGCCAAGAGCCATGGCATCTATCTCGAGTACAACCGGGCCAAGACCGGCAAGGAGAAGGACTGGATGTACATGGTCCGCATCAGCGTGCCCGGCGGCGGCGCGTTCCTGCCGCACCAGTGGAAGGTCATCGACGACATCAGCCGGCGCTACACGACGTCGCCCGAAGGCCGGCCGAGCATCCGCCTGACGACGCGGCAGAACATCCAGTTCCACTGGATCAAGAAGGCCGACCTCGCCGCCGTCGTACGCGACATCGCGAAGTCCGGCTTCTTCGCCCTCAACGGCTGCGGCGACAACGTCCGCAACGTCATGGGCTGCCCGCTGTCGAAGTTCTCAACGCTCGTCAACGTCCACGAGCTTGCCCACCGCTACGGCACGTACTTCCAGCTGCCCGAAGGCCCGCACATCCAGATTTTCGGCGTCGACACCAGCTATGACCGCGCCGCCCACGAAGCCCGCGTCGGCAGCCCCGGCCGGTTCGGGTACGGCAAAACCCTGCTCAACCGCAAGTTCAAGGTCGCCTTCGGATCGGCTCATCGCGACCCTCAGACCGGCGACGTGCAGATGGACAACTGCACCGAACTCCGCACCAACGACCTCGGCGTCAGCCCTGTGGTCGAAGACGGCAACCTTGTCGGCTACCAGCTCTACGTCGGCGGCGGTCAGGGCGAAAAGAATGGAAAGTCCAGCTTTTCGACGCTCGGCCTGCCGCTGGGCGTCTTCACGCCGGACGAACTGCACAAGGGCATGGACGCCGTTGTCGCCGTTCATCAGGACTGGGGCGACCGCAAGAACCGCCACTGGGCCAGACTCAAGTACGTCGTCCACAAGCAGGGCATCGAGTGGTATCGCGATCAAGTGAAGCTCGCCGGCGCGAGTTTCAGCGACGCCATCGAAGACCACGACGTCGGCCCGCGCCGGCTCCACCATGGCTGGCAAACGCAGGAATCCAACGGGAAGCTCGCCTTTGGCCTGTGGGTTGAGAACGGCCGGCTCATCGATCGCGGCGAGGACGACGGTGCCAACGCGTACGGCGTCGGATCGGCGTCGGGCCGAGGCGAGAAGCTGCAGTCCCTCGCGTCCGCGCTCGTCGAGCGTTTCGGTGCCGAGGCGATGATCACCGCCAACCAGGATCTGCTGCTGACCAACATCGACCCGGCGGCGAAGGAGGACTTCGATGCGACCGTCCGCGAGTTCGGCGTCGGCCGTCGCAAGGCCAGCACGCTCCGCATGAAGAGCGGTGCCTGCGTCGGCCTGCCCACTTGCCGGCTGAGCTACACCGACTCCGAGCAATTCGAGCCGGAACTGCTGACGAAGCTGGAATCGATGGGTTACGGCGACGTCAACGAGTCGATCGGCATCACCGGCTGCGAACGGCAGTGCTTCCGCCCCGGCACCAAGTCCATCGGCTGGGTCGGCCAAGGCCCGGGCATGTACATGCTCAAGGTCGGCGGTGACGAGGCTGGCCGGCACCAGGGCACGCCGCTGGACGAAGACGGCAAGCGCTACCTCCGGCAGGTCAAACGCGACGACGTCCCGCTCGTCACAGCCGCCCTGTTCGATCACTGGCAGGCAAACCGCGAGGACGGGGAAGACCTCGGTGCCTACCACCGCCGCATCGGACACGCGTCGATCCTCGAGCACCTTCGCGCAAACCCGAGGACCGCCGCGACGTGCCAGAAGGCTGCTCCTGCGAGCTACCAGCCTGGGACGTG